A genomic window from Pecten maximus chromosome 4, xPecMax1.1, whole genome shotgun sequence includes:
- the LOC117325514 gene encoding reticulocalbin-2-like: MKLLCYTVLLLAFCHWSCGDQEHSHHGSHHAQSDSHHFDENGEHNAHFDHEAILGSKELEEEFDTLAPEEAQRRLRLLYKQMDEDKDSFVTEEELMKWVMGSFKKLDAEDSLEEFDKQDKDTDGKLTWHEYIGEVYGYNPEDMEDFHKLTDEDLDDFNKVVSEDQEKFKIADLNKDEVLDAEEYRAFTHPYDYEHMHEIELTRAQKDYDKDGDGYISKLEFVKKDGDADREIEIYEEEQFSSYDRDGDGKLNREEIMEWVLPSNREAALEEAQHLIQHADTDKDGKLTEEEMVDKHDEFVGSQATNYGGYLPKDEL; this comes from the exons ATGAAGTTGCTGTGTTATACCGTCCTGTTATTGGCCTTCTGTCATTGGAGCTGTGGAGATCAGGAGCATTCCCATCACGGCAGTCACCATGCTCAGTCTGATTCTCACCATTTTGATGAGAACGGAGAGCACAATGCCCATTTCGACCACGAAGCAATCTTGG GATCAAAGGAACTGGAAGAAGAATTTGATACACTAGCCCCCGAGGAGGCTCAGAGGAGGCTTCGACTGCTGTACAAACAAATGGATGAGGATAAAGATTCATTTGTCACTGAAGAAGAACTCATGAAGTGGGTCATGGGTTCCTTTAA GAAGCTTGATGCAGAAGACTCTTTGGAAGAATTTGATAAGCAAGATAAAGACACAGATGGGAAGTTGACATGGCATGAGTACATTGGAGAAGTGTATGGTTACAACCCAGAGGATATGGAAGACTTCCACAAACTCACTGATGAGGACCTGGACGACTTTAATAAG GTGGTATCGGAGGACcaagaaaaattcaaaattgctGACTTAAACAAAGACGAGGTATTAGATGCGGAAGAATACAGAGCTTTCACGCATCCATATGACTATGAACACATGCACGAGATTGAACTCACCAGAGCACAGAAGGACTACGACAAGGATGGCGATGGCTACATATCAAAACTAGAATTTGTGAAAAAAG ACGGTGATGCAGACCGTGAGATAGAGATCTATGAGGAGGAGCAGTTTAGTTCTTATGATAGGGATGGTGATGGAAAACTAAACCGTGAAGAGATTATGGAGTGGGTGTTACCTAGCAACAGAGAAGCTGCTTTAGAAGAAGCACAACATCTGATACAGCATGCAGACACAGATAAGGACGGAAAACTTACGGAGGAGGAAATGGTGGACAAACACGATGAATTTGTTGGTAGTCAGGCAACAAATTATGGAGGGTATCTACCTAAGGATGAATTATAA